Proteins encoded by one window of Helicobacter sp. 11S03491-1:
- a CDS encoding Crp/Fnr family transcriptional regulator, protein MIQKLKTLSLFKNIDDSLLGIVQNFSKIKFYPKDFILFYEGDILDHVLFLLSGSINIYKFDRFGNKKYLYSIYASKEDKDDFLAINDIGFTQLETFGNACVYENSEVLSIDYKKLIDLAKQNNDLFLNLSQQIVCKNAVLNEIIMRDIVFDAIAKLAYMLDKNLYRFNFIQRQEVAYRLNIQPETLSRILKKLKTDGIIETNENGSVCIIDKNRLQEIYKI, encoded by the coding sequence TTGATACAAAAGCTAAAAACTCTCTCTTTATTTAAAAATATTGATGATTCGCTTTTGGGCATTGTGCAAAATTTTAGTAAAATCAAATTCTATCCAAAAGATTTTATTTTATTTTATGAAGGAGATATACTGGATCATGTTTTGTTTTTATTAAGCGGATCGATTAATATTTATAAATTCGATCGCTTTGGTAATAAAAAATATCTCTATAGTATCTATGCCTCTAAAGAAGATAAGGATGATTTTTTGGCTATCAATGATATTGGTTTTACCCAATTGGAAACTTTTGGTAATGCTTGTGTTTATGAAAATAGCGAAGTTTTAAGTATTGATTATAAAAAACTTATAGATCTTGCCAAACAAAATAATGATTTATTTTTAAATCTATCCCAGCAAATTGTTTGTAAAAATGCGGTACTTAATGAAATCATTATGCGTGATATTGTTTTTGATGCAATTGCAAAACTTGCCTATATGCTAGATAAAAATCTCTATCGTTTTAATTTTATACAACGTCAAGAAGTTGCCTATCGGCTTAATATCCAACCTGAAACACTTTCCAGAATTCTCAAAAAACTTAAAACAGATGGCATTATAGAGACCAATGAGAACGGCAGTGTTTGTATTATTGATAAAAATAGATTACAAGAAATTTACAAAATATAG
- the acnB gene encoding bifunctional aconitate hydratase 2/2-methylisocitrate dehydratase, with product MQNFISDYKQTQNIREQEGIPPLPLNAEAVKNIIEILKDVSASKEDRDFAKELLIERVSPGVDEGAKVKAEFLGKIAKEEVICKDISALEAIKYLGTMLGGYNVKYLIEGIKHTNEAIAKASAEALKYTLLVYEGFDEIAALSKTNLFAKEIIHSWADAQWFLNRPPLPETMEMCVLKIDGETNTDDLSPASDAFSRSDIPLHAKAMLKNRIDNYEERLKNIKSKGIPVAYVGDVVGTGSSRKSACNSIMWHFGHEIPYVPNKKTGGVVIGGVIAPIFFNTCEDSGALPIIADVKDMKEGDIIKIYPYKGIIEKDNKTISNFTLTPNTIVDEIRAGGRISLIIGRGLTNKARKFLGLGESEVFGKPVIPEDTHKGYTLAQKIVGKACGLTGIRAGTYCEPIVTTVGSQDTTGAMTRDEVKELASLSFNADFVLQSFCHTAAYPKPADISLQASLPEFMTTRGGVALRPKDGIIHSWINRMCLPDTLGTGGDSHTRFPIGISFPAGSGLVAFGAVTGSMPLNMPESVLVRFKGKLNAGITLRDLVNAIPYYAIKQGLLTVEKKGKKNIFNGRILEIEGLGDIKVEQAFELSDASAERSAGACSILLNKEPIIEYLQSNIELIEKMIADGYQNATTLKRRADKMRQWIDNPVLLQPDKDAQYAAIIEIDLADIKEPILACPNDPDDVATLSEILLNPQRPHNIDEVFIGSCMTNIGHFRAFGEIIKGTGVSPARVWIAPPTKMDEKQLTKEGYLSIFGAAGARMEVPGCSLCMGNQARVKDNAVVFSTSTRNFDNRMGKGAQVYLGSAELGAVCALLGRIPSADEYLKLVPQKLDHKKENIYKYLNFNLMENFSL from the coding sequence ATGCAAAATTTTATTAGCGATTACAAACAAACACAAAATATCCGAGAACAAGAGGGTATCCCTCCACTACCCCTAAATGCAGAAGCAGTAAAAAATATAATTGAAATTCTAAAAGATGTTTCTGCAAGCAAAGAGGACAGAGATTTTGCCAAAGAACTCTTGATTGAGCGAGTAAGTCCGGGCGTTGATGAAGGGGCGAAGGTAAAAGCTGAATTTTTAGGCAAAATTGCCAAAGAAGAAGTTATATGTAAAGATATTTCTGCCCTAGAAGCTATCAAGTATTTAGGCACTATGCTTGGAGGGTATAATGTAAAATATCTCATTGAGGGGATTAAACATACCAATGAAGCTATTGCTAAAGCCTCCGCAGAAGCATTAAAATATACTTTACTTGTATATGAAGGATTTGATGAAATTGCCGCCCTTAGCAAAACGAATCTTTTTGCAAAAGAAATTATCCACTCATGGGCGGATGCACAGTGGTTTTTAAACAGACCTCCACTCCCGGAAACCATGGAAATGTGCGTGTTAAAAATTGATGGAGAGACCAACACGGATGATCTTAGTCCGGCAAGCGATGCTTTTAGCAGGAGTGATATTCCTTTACATGCCAAAGCCATGCTTAAAAACCGCATCGATAATTATGAAGAACGTCTTAAAAATATCAAATCCAAAGGTATTCCTGTAGCCTATGTAGGAGATGTGGTTGGAACAGGGAGCTCAAGAAAATCAGCTTGCAACTCTATTATGTGGCATTTTGGGCATGAAATCCCCTATGTTCCCAACAAAAAAACCGGCGGGGTAGTGATTGGAGGGGTGATTGCACCGATTTTTTTCAATACTTGCGAAGACAGCGGGGCATTGCCTATTATCGCTGATGTCAAAGACATGAAAGAAGGTGATATTATCAAAATCTATCCCTACAAAGGCATCATTGAAAAAGACAACAAAACAATCAGCAACTTTACCCTCACACCCAATACTATTGTTGATGAAATACGAGCAGGCGGTCGTATTTCACTTATTATCGGCAGAGGATTAACTAACAAAGCAAGAAAATTCTTAGGACTGGGGGAATCTGAAGTCTTTGGGAAACCTGTCATTCCGGAAGACACACATAAAGGCTATACCTTAGCACAAAAAATCGTAGGAAAAGCTTGTGGTTTAACAGGAATACGAGCAGGGACTTATTGCGAACCTATAGTTACCACCGTGGGAAGTCAAGACACAACAGGAGCCATGACAAGGGATGAAGTTAAAGAATTGGCAAGTTTGAGTTTTAATGCTGATTTTGTTTTACAAAGTTTTTGCCATACTGCTGCATATCCCAAACCTGCTGATATTAGTTTGCAAGCAAGCCTTCCTGAGTTTATGACCACACGTGGAGGAGTTGCACTCCGTCCAAAAGATGGCATTATCCATTCATGGATCAATCGTATGTGTCTCCCGGATACATTAGGCACAGGAGGAGATAGCCACACCAGATTCCCTATTGGCATAAGTTTCCCTGCAGGAAGCGGGCTTGTAGCCTTTGGAGCTGTAACAGGTTCAATGCCCCTGAATATGCCGGAATCTGTTTTGGTGCGTTTCAAAGGCAAACTAAATGCAGGGATCACACTTAGAGATTTGGTCAATGCAATCCCTTATTATGCGATCAAACAAGGCTTACTTACCGTAGAAAAAAAAGGAAAGAAAAATATTTTTAATGGACGGATTTTGGAAATTGAAGGCTTAGGAGATATTAAAGTGGAGCAAGCATTTGAGCTTAGCGATGCAAGCGCAGAAAGAAGCGCCGGGGCTTGTAGTATTTTACTTAACAAAGAACCCATTATTGAATATTTGCAATCCAATATTGAGCTGATAGAAAAAATGATTGCTGATGGCTATCAAAATGCTACAACCTTGAAGCGTCGCGCAGATAAAATGCGTCAATGGATTGACAATCCTGTTTTGCTTCAACCTGACAAAGATGCCCAATATGCTGCCATTATTGAAATTGATTTGGCAGATATAAAAGAGCCTATTTTAGCTTGTCCTAATGATCCGGATGATGTAGCTACTCTAAGTGAGATTCTTCTTAATCCCCAAAGACCACATAATATTGATGAAGTCTTTATTGGAAGTTGTATGACCAATATTGGTCATTTTAGGGCTTTTGGAGAGATTATCAAAGGGACAGGTGTTTCACCCGCAAGAGTATGGATAGCTCCCCCCACAAAGATGGATGAAAAACAACTCACAAAAGAAGGTTATCTCTCAATATTTGGCGCTGCAGGTGCAAGGATGGAAGTCCCCGGCTGCAGTCTCTGCATGGGGAATCAAGCACGAGTAAAAGACAATGCTGTTGTATTTTCTACTTCTACAAGAAATTTTGATAATCGTATGGGCAAAGGAGCGCAAGTATATTTAGGAAGCGCTGAACTTGGTGCGGTATGCGCTTTGTTGGGTAGAATTCCAAGCGCAGATGAATACCTCAAATTAGTCCCTCAAAAGCTTGATCACAAAAAAGAAAATATTTATAAATATTTAAATTTTAATTTAATGGAAAATTTTAGCCTATAG
- the tgt gene encoding tRNA guanosine(34) transglycosylase Tgt codes for MNFRIDATDKLARATTFKLAHSNVQTPIFMPVGTQACIKGLDTQDVQNLLQTNLILANTYHLYLRVGEKAIKQLGGIHAFMGFEGNILTDSGGFQAFSLSKNMKKCEDGIAFKSHIDGSKHFFTPQKVLDMQYAINSDIMMVLDDLVGLPAPKERIKLSIEKTTQWAKASLQYHIDQKQRGLAQNNHLFGIVQGGVDKEFRILSANSLRELEDFDGYAIGGLAVGEKTQEMYESIEWTTQCLPTDKPRYLMGVGTPENIIEAIDRGVDMFDCVMPTRNARNATLFTQKGKISIKSSRYKLDDTPIDTSCDCYTCKNYSRAYLHHLFRCNEITYHRLSSIHNLYYYLQLTKQAREAIIKGKFQDYKKNFYDRLYCEA; via the coding sequence ATGAATTTCAGAATTGATGCCACAGATAAACTGGCAAGAGCAACTACATTCAAACTTGCTCACTCTAATGTCCAAACACCAATTTTTATGCCCGTAGGCACACAAGCATGTATCAAGGGGCTTGACACACAAGATGTTCAAAATCTTCTTCAAACCAATCTCATTCTTGCTAATACTTATCATCTTTATTTGCGTGTCGGAGAAAAAGCCATCAAACAACTTGGAGGAATCCATGCTTTTATGGGATTTGAAGGGAATATTTTAACAGATAGTGGGGGATTTCAAGCTTTTAGTCTCAGCAAAAACATGAAAAAATGCGAAGATGGAATTGCCTTTAAATCACATATTGATGGAAGTAAGCATTTCTTCACTCCTCAAAAAGTCCTCGATATGCAATATGCCATTAATAGCGATATTATGATGGTACTTGATGATTTGGTGGGGTTACCTGCCCCCAAAGAACGTATCAAACTTTCAATTGAAAAAACCACCCAATGGGCAAAAGCAAGCCTACAATACCATATAGATCAAAAACAACGCGGATTAGCCCAAAATAATCATCTTTTTGGAATTGTCCAAGGAGGAGTAGATAAAGAATTTCGTATTTTAAGCGCCAATTCTTTAAGAGAACTTGAAGATTTTGATGGATATGCGATTGGGGGATTAGCTGTAGGGGAAAAAACCCAAGAAATGTATGAAAGTATTGAATGGACAACTCAATGTCTCCCCACCGATAAACCCAGATATTTAATGGGGGTAGGCACTCCTGAAAATATTATTGAAGCTATTGATAGAGGAGTGGATATGTTTGATTGTGTCATGCCCACCAGAAATGCCAGAAATGCCACTCTTTTTACTCAAAAAGGAAAAATCAGCATTAAATCTTCCCGATACAAGCTTGATGATACCCCTATTGATACCTCTTGTGATTGCTATACATGCAAAAATTATTCAAGAGCTTATTTACATCATCTTTTTAGATGCAATGAAATAACTTATCACCGCCTTAGCAGTATTCATAATCTCTATTATTATCTGCAACTTACAAAACAAGCAAGAGAAGCAATTATCAAAGGTAAATTTCAAGATTACAAAAAAAATTTTTACGATAGGCTCTATTGTGAAGCTTAA
- a CDS encoding TrkA C-terminal domain-containing protein: MKKIVLIADGIVAKKFLETVLEKYFSNNLYIVILKDSNFLPDKIPSTFNFQVFDPTSSYRLLNAIDNDISDVFVVMENPKEREIVYEIIKSRHKDIRIVLSAYEDEITLPKIFEDDKVVLIDEAKTIAGRLVARLPNVPLIPQGFGLEQGEVMEIGVPFGSVFAYRHIGSIQQKNYKIVGLYRSGEFILSSYSIVIQPTDVLLVAGDPKVLDNVYRQIKSDIGQFPAPFGKDIYVYVDTLLQSEKSVMRDIQQALYIHRHIRSDKLFIRVLNPANFELLRKIKSLDEADVNVSLDYQGSNFSRKLKEDSQKKIGLVVIGKEIFSSRHRRKALFKITTPVLKTCPRGIESVKESVVILNEEMSKEENISSIIFDISIQMKLEIMLYDFDPDGHYQTQIAQDYENLARIFDKKIKLNRTNSKNPILFLKETKQPVLHVLPFEACITRTRFFWFASTKVEKISFMLDNNPQIFIPITE, from the coding sequence TTGAAAAAAATTGTTTTAATTGCTGATGGAATTGTAGCAAAAAAATTTTTGGAGACAGTGTTAGAAAAATATTTTAGCAACAATCTTTACATCGTTATTTTAAAAGATTCAAATTTTCTCCCTGATAAAATTCCCAGTACATTTAATTTCCAAGTTTTTGATCCAACATCTTCTTATAGGCTTCTAAATGCTATAGATAATGATATTAGTGATGTGTTTGTTGTTATGGAGAATCCAAAAGAACGTGAGATTGTCTATGAAATTATTAAAAGCAGGCATAAAGATATTCGGATTGTTTTGAGCGCTTATGAAGATGAAATTACATTGCCTAAAATTTTTGAAGACGATAAGGTTGTTTTGATTGATGAAGCAAAAACTATTGCCGGAAGATTGGTTGCGAGACTTCCAAATGTGCCTTTAATCCCGCAGGGTTTCGGTCTGGAGCAGGGTGAAGTAATGGAGATTGGAGTGCCCTTTGGGAGTGTATTTGCTTATCGTCATATCGGTTCTATCCAACAAAAAAATTACAAAATTGTAGGGCTTTATCGGAGTGGTGAATTTATACTAAGCAGTTATTCGATTGTTATCCAACCTACTGATGTTTTATTGGTTGCCGGAGATCCAAAAGTGCTTGATAATGTTTATCGTCAGATAAAAAGTGATATCGGTCAATTTCCTGCTCCTTTTGGAAAAGATATATATGTTTATGTAGATACCCTTTTACAATCAGAGAAATCTGTAATGCGTGATATCCAACAAGCTTTATATATTCATAGACATATTAGAAGTGATAAGCTTTTTATACGCGTTTTAAATCCTGCTAATTTTGAATTACTTAGAAAAATAAAATCCCTAGATGAAGCCGATGTGAATGTGTCTTTAGATTATCAAGGATCCAATTTTAGTCGCAAGCTTAAAGAAGATAGCCAAAAAAAGATTGGTTTAGTTGTAATTGGTAAAGAAATTTTTAGTTCTCGTCATCGTCGCAAAGCGTTATTTAAAATTACCACACCTGTGTTAAAAACATGCCCAAGAGGAATAGAATCCGTAAAAGAAAGCGTGGTTATTTTAAATGAAGAAATGAGTAAGGAGGAAAATATTTCATCAATTATTTTTGATATTTCTATTCAAATGAAATTAGAGATTATGTTGTATGATTTTGATCCTGATGGACATTATCAGACTCAAATTGCCCAAGATTATGAAAATCTTGCACGTATTTTTGACAAAAAAATCAAACTCAATCGTACCAATTCTAAAAATCCGATTTTATTTTTGAAAGAAACTAAGCAACCTGTATTGCATGTTTTGCCTTTTGAAGCATGCATTACAAGAACTCGATTTTTTTGGTTTGCTTCTACAAAAGTGGAAAAAATATCTTTTATGCTGGATAATAACCCACAGATTTTTATACCTATTACAGAATGA
- the aroB gene encoding 3-dehydroquinate synthase — MKTILLRTQNKEYPIKIGNLENITHKGKVLVISNPKVAGLYLDRLLKHIQADEVYVSIIPDGENYKTLETLQDILEVAFSSRLDRKSLMIALGGGVVSDMVGFASGIYHRGIDFVSVPTTLLAQIDASVGGKTGVNNQFGKNLIGVFHQPSVVYICPDFLSSLPPREFRAGVAEMIKMAVCFDEDLFVFLEQNSLDNPHHLQTAIAKCIEIKANVVSMDEREEGIRAALNYGHTFGHVIENETNYSQFLHGEAVAIGMKMANQLALSLGYLDEKEFQRIHALLEKYSLDLKYSIEDIEAFYDKFFLDKKSHHQKIKFILPNSIGDKIICDNILKKDILEILKKWSKT, encoded by the coding sequence ATGAAAACAATACTCCTTCGCACTCAAAATAAAGAATATCCTATTAAAATTGGTAACCTTGAAAATATTACTCACAAAGGAAAGGTGCTTGTAATAAGCAATCCAAAAGTTGCCGGATTGTATTTAGATAGGTTATTAAAACACATTCAAGCTGATGAAGTTTATGTAAGCATTATTCCGGATGGTGAAAATTATAAGACTTTAGAAACCCTTCAAGATATTCTTGAAGTTGCTTTTAGTTCCAGATTGGATAGAAAATCTTTGATGATAGCTTTAGGTGGGGGTGTAGTGAGTGATATGGTTGGATTTGCAAGTGGGATTTATCACAGAGGGATTGATTTTGTAAGTGTCCCTACAACCTTACTTGCTCAAATAGATGCATCAGTAGGAGGAAAAACAGGGGTTAATAATCAATTTGGAAAAAATCTTATAGGTGTTTTTCATCAACCCAGCGTGGTTTATATTTGTCCTGATTTTCTCTCAAGCTTGCCCCCCAGAGAGTTTAGAGCCGGTGTGGCAGAAATGATTAAAATGGCAGTTTGTTTTGATGAGGATTTGTTTGTTTTTTTGGAACAAAATAGCCTTGATAACCCCCACCATCTTCAAACTGCTATTGCTAAGTGTATTGAGATTAAAGCTAATGTTGTATCTATGGATGAGAGAGAAGAAGGGATTCGTGCAGCACTTAACTATGGACATACATTTGGACATGTTATTGAGAATGAAACTAATTATTCGCAGTTTTTGCATGGCGAGGCTGTGGCTATTGGAATGAAAATGGCAAACCAATTGGCTTTGAGTTTGGGATATTTAGATGAGAAAGAATTTCAGAGAATACATGCGCTTTTAGAAAAATATAGTTTGGATTTAAAATATAGTATTGAAGATATAGAGGCATTTTACGATAAGTTTTTTTTAGATAAAAAATCTCATCATCAAAAAATTAAATTTATTTTGCCCAATAGTATTGGCGATAAGATAATATGTGATAATATATTAAAAAAAGATATTTTAGAGATTCTGAAGAAATGGAGCAAGACTTGA
- a CDS encoding mechanosensitive ion channel domain-containing protein, with product MVFLVGLLVGLIYGANNIVAVQNLKSEIESIDKKILSNNSIWLKKYDNFETYHRIYAEIESIKKELKNLKSSKNTDLLKISSLNSRLETLERQEELLDEYKNNPFKELIEKPQIIDIPNISNPFAIIGGISFIKNLENQKALLRKNQKNLEGILKDLDQKYLLLKELSVLEKTKQTTQEIQQIRTKRLELQSAQNILNTTMDIYNKDADDIIAKLTLQIKAQIFKLIVIGLAIVISIGLALVLKVFVRRYIHDNERAYTASKIINFFNISIIILILLFAYLENVTYLVAVLGFASAGLAIAMKDLFMSILGWFVIVIGGSVHVGDRIRVSKEGNSYVGDVLDISMLRITMHEDVTLTTYLENRRAGRIVFVPNNYIFTTMFANYTHGGMKTVWDGIDFSITFDSNYKKALAIASEVATKYSKGYTEITRKQMNKMRDKYSLRNGNIEPKTFSLIEANGIKISVWYQTNAYSTLTLRSTISAEIIDSLLQEPDIFIAYTTTKLVKDGTDGFGNKPSKIQNIPLDDEKD from the coding sequence ATTGTTTTTTTAGTTGGCTTATTGGTCGGATTAATTTATGGGGCAAATAACATTGTTGCAGTCCAAAATTTAAAATCTGAAATTGAAAGTATTGATAAAAAAATTTTGTCAAACAATAGTATTTGGCTTAAAAAATATGATAATTTCGAAACCTATCACCGAATTTATGCTGAAATTGAAAGTATTAAAAAAGAACTCAAGAATTTAAAAAGTTCAAAAAATACAGATTTGCTTAAAATCAGCTCTCTTAATTCCAGATTAGAGACCCTGGAACGTCAAGAGGAATTGTTAGATGAATACAAAAACAATCCTTTTAAAGAACTTATTGAAAAACCTCAAATTATTGATATTCCTAATATTTCTAACCCATTTGCTATTATTGGAGGTATTTCTTTTATCAAAAATTTAGAGAATCAAAAAGCCCTTCTGAGAAAAAATCAAAAAAATCTTGAAGGGATTTTAAAAGATTTGGATCAAAAATATTTGCTTTTAAAAGAACTTTCTGTTTTAGAGAAGACAAAACAGACCACCCAAGAAATACAGCAAATCAGAACAAAGCGATTAGAGCTCCAAAGCGCTCAAAATATTCTCAATACAACAATGGATATTTATAATAAAGATGCCGATGATATTATCGCAAAATTGACTTTGCAAATTAAAGCACAGATATTTAAATTAATTGTTATTGGTTTGGCTATTGTTATTAGCATTGGTTTGGCTTTGGTATTAAAAGTATTTGTTAGACGCTATATTCATGATAATGAACGTGCTTACACAGCTAGTAAAATTATCAATTTTTTTAATATCAGTATTATTATTTTGATTTTGTTATTTGCATATTTGGAAAATGTAACTTATCTGGTTGCGGTACTTGGGTTTGCTTCAGCCGGATTGGCGATTGCCATGAAAGATTTGTTTATGAGCATTTTGGGTTGGTTTGTAATTGTAATTGGAGGGAGTGTGCATGTAGGGGATAGAATACGCGTCAGCAAGGAAGGAAATTCTTATGTGGGAGACGTACTGGATATTTCTATGCTACGTATTACTATGCATGAAGATGTAACACTAACGACATATTTAGAGAACAGACGTGCAGGACGAATTGTTTTTGTACCTAATAATTATATTTTTACAACGATGTTTGCTAATTATACTCATGGAGGGATGAAAACGGTTTGGGATGGGATAGATTTTAGCATTACTTTTGATTCTAATTATAAAAAAGCTTTGGCTATTGCCTCAGAAGTGGCAACAAAATATTCTAAAGGTTATACAGAAATTACTCGCAAACAAATGAACAAAATGAGGGATAAATATTCTTTAAGAAATGGCAACATAGAGCCTAAAACCTTTAGTCTCATTGAAGCAAATGGAATAAAAATCTCAGTTTGGTATCAAACAAATGCTTATTCTACACTCACGCTTCGGAGCACTATTTCAGCAGAAATTATCGATTCTCTTTTGCAAGAGCCTGATATTTTTATAGCTTATACAACAACTAAATTAGTCAAAGATGGAACAGATGGATTTGGAAATAAGCCAAGCAAGATCCAAAATATACCTTTAGATGATGAGAAAGATTAA
- the mtaB gene encoding tRNA (N(6)-L-threonylcarbamoyladenosine(37)-C(2))-methylthiotransferase MtaB — protein sequence MQKVFFKTFGCRTNLFDTQVMRENIKNFECVDHEDCADIIVVNSCTVTNGADSGVRSYVNRLYMQGKKVYFTGCGVKTQGKNLFEKDMTFGVFGHSLKEKIDDFLQQENKFFYDDDLDGLHLDTTLVSEFVGKSRAFIKIQEGCDFACSYCVIPLVRGKARSMEEKKILEQISMLGQSGISEVVLTGTNVGSYGKDKGSNIAKLIKAIMNIDGIRRIRIGSLEPSQIEAEFLELLDQDILERHLHIALQYTEDSMLMKMNRKNRFESDYLLLEKIAKKGFALGSDFIVGHPGEDESIWDRALENIKSLPLTHIHPFIYSLRDNTPSASMKPPVNGAIAKERLQQLNALIKSKNLAFRKKLKEQKKTLHILVENTQNSIYNGLDQYFNKIKIHTCTPLESKWLEVENYQVLDEVNCVEI from the coding sequence ATGCAAAAAGTATTTTTTAAGACTTTTGGATGCCGCACAAATCTTTTTGATACACAAGTCATGCGTGAAAATATCAAGAATTTTGAATGTGTGGATCATGAGGATTGCGCAGATATTATTGTTGTAAATTCTTGCACAGTAACTAATGGCGCAGATAGTGGAGTGAGGAGCTATGTTAATAGATTATATATGCAGGGTAAAAAGGTTTATTTTACAGGGTGTGGGGTAAAAACACAGGGGAAAAATCTTTTTGAAAAAGATATGACATTTGGAGTATTTGGACATAGTCTTAAAGAAAAAATTGATGATTTTTTGCAGCAAGAAAATAAATTTTTTTATGATGATGACTTAGATGGTTTGCATTTAGATACAACCCTTGTGAGTGAATTTGTAGGAAAATCCAGGGCATTTATCAAGATCCAAGAGGGTTGTGATTTTGCTTGTAGTTATTGCGTGATTCCTCTTGTGCGTGGAAAAGCCAGGAGCATGGAAGAAAAAAAGATTTTAGAACAAATTTCAATGCTTGGGCAATCCGGAATTTCTGAAGTAGTGCTTACCGGGACAAATGTAGGTAGTTATGGTAAAGATAAGGGGAGTAATATTGCTAAACTTATCAAAGCAATTATGAATATTGATGGTATTAGGCGTATCCGCATAGGTAGTCTGGAGCCCAGCCAAATTGAGGCAGAATTTCTAGAGCTTTTAGACCAAGATATTTTGGAAAGACATCTTCATATCGCGTTGCAATATACAGAGGATTCTATGCTTATGAAGATGAATCGGAAAAATCGTTTTGAGAGTGATTATTTGCTTTTGGAAAAAATCGCCAAAAAAGGCTTTGCCTTAGGGAGTGATTTTATTGTGGGACATCCCGGTGAAGATGAGAGCATTTGGGATCGGGCATTAGAAAATATAAAATCCTTGCCTCTTACCCATATCCATCCTTTTATTTATAGCCTTAGGGATAATACCCCCTCAGCCTCTATGAAACCTCCTGTAAATGGAGCTATTGCTAAAGAAAGATTGCAGCAATTAAATGCTTTGATAAAATCAAAAAATCTTGCTTTTAGAAAAAAATTAAAAGAACAAAAAAAGACTTTGCATATTTTAGTTGAGAATACTCAAAATAGTATCTATAACGGGCTAGATCAATATTTTAATAAAATAAAAATCCATACCTGCACACCTTTGGAATCAAAATGGTTAGAAGTTGAGAATTATCAGGTATTAGATGAGGTAAATTGTGTTGAAATCTAA